Proteins encoded by one window of Candidatus Rokuibacteriota bacterium:
- a CDS encoding ACT domain-containing protein, whose translation MISAPSASYSLTVRLEIQNRPGMLGKVTSAIGKAGGDIGAIDLVQVGKTTVTRDITFKARDDKHGAQVIERLRAVPGVEVVNVSDRTFLMHLGGKIEVRGKMAVKTRDDLSMAYTPGVARVCMAIHDDPEKAYALTIKQNCVAVVTDGTAVLGLGDIGPKAALPVMEGKALLFKELAGVDAFPVCLDTKDPDEIVRMVKAMAPVFGGINLEDISAPRCFTIEERLKAELDIPVFHDDQHGTAVVVFAALLNALKIVKKRLQDITVVFTGAGASGIATAKLLMRVGVRHIISCDRSGILYKGRKENMNPMKVWFSEHTNPKRLKGTVGDALAGADVFIGLSGPGVVTLKDIKKMARDPIVFAMANPIPEILPEEAGPHVRVMATGRSDYPNQINNVCCFPGFFRGLLNVRARTVNDEMKIAAAKGIASIVGRSELNDEYITPSVFDKRVVEAVAAGVAEAAYETGVARRKRKTVVVPG comes from the coding sequence ATGATTTCCGCCCCCAGCGCCAGCTACAGCCTCACCGTCCGACTGGAGATCCAGAACCGCCCAGGGATGCTTGGCAAGGTGACGTCCGCCATCGGGAAGGCCGGGGGCGACATCGGGGCCATCGACCTGGTCCAGGTGGGGAAGACCACCGTCACCCGGGACATCACCTTCAAGGCGCGCGACGACAAGCACGGGGCCCAGGTGATCGAGCGCCTCCGCGCGGTGCCAGGCGTCGAGGTCGTGAACGTCTCCGACCGGACCTTTCTCATGCACCTCGGCGGCAAGATCGAGGTCCGGGGCAAGATGGCGGTCAAGACCCGCGACGACCTCTCCATGGCCTACACACCCGGCGTCGCGCGCGTGTGCATGGCCATCCACGACGACCCGGAGAAGGCCTATGCGCTCACGATCAAGCAGAACTGCGTGGCGGTCGTCACCGACGGCACGGCCGTGCTCGGGCTCGGCGACATCGGGCCCAAGGCCGCGCTGCCGGTCATGGAGGGCAAGGCGCTCCTGTTCAAGGAACTGGCGGGCGTGGACGCCTTTCCGGTGTGCCTGGACACCAAGGACCCGGACGAGATCGTCCGCATGGTCAAGGCCATGGCGCCGGTCTTCGGCGGGATCAACCTGGAGGACATCTCCGCCCCCCGCTGCTTCACGATCGAGGAACGGCTCAAGGCCGAGCTTGACATCCCGGTCTTTCACGACGACCAGCACGGTACCGCCGTCGTCGTGTTCGCCGCGCTGCTGAACGCCCTGAAGATCGTCAAGAAGCGGCTCCAGGACATCACGGTGGTCTTCACCGGGGCCGGGGCCTCGGGGATCGCGACGGCCAAGCTCCTGATGCGCGTCGGAGTCCGGCACATCATCAGCTGCGACCGGTCGGGGATCCTCTACAAGGGACGCAAGGAGAACATGAATCCGATGAAGGTCTGGTTCTCGGAGCACACCAACCCGAAGCGCCTCAAGGGGACCGTCGGCGATGCGCTGGCGGGCGCCGATGTCTTCATCGGCCTCTCGGGCCCGGGCGTGGTCACCCTGAAGGACATCAAGAAGATGGCCCGCGATCCCATCGTCTTCGCCATGGCCAACCCGATCCCCGAGATCCTGCCGGAGGAAGCGGGGCCGCACGTCCGGGTCATGGCCACGGGGCGCTCTGACTACCCGAACCAGATCAACAACGTCTGCTGCTTCCCGGGGTTCTTCCGCGGGCTCTTGAACGTGCGCGCGCGGACGGTGAACGACGAGATGAAGATCGCCGCCGCCAAGGGGATCGCCAGCATCGTGGGCAGGTCCGAGCTGAACGACGAGTACATCACCCCCTCCGTGTTCGACAAGCGCGTGGTGGAGGCGGTCGCCGCGGGCGTCGCCGAGGCGGCGTACGAGACCGGGGTCGCGCGCCGGAAGCGGAAGACTGTC